A genome region from Acaryochloris marina S15 includes the following:
- a CDS encoding serine protease codes for MKSPYFLTPIVLGVAAIVATPFQSAQALSATEVGTIAEAVTVRIDGQNSGSGVIIKRQGKVYTVLTAAHVVATEDGYDVVTPDGQFHELDYSKVKKLPNVDLALVEFTSPKTYKVADIGDSTAVKAGASIYVSGFPLPTAAITESVWNFSEGKVTANSKRLLADGYALIYSNDTLPGMSGGAVLNSEGKLIAIHGRADAEQSVQKTETVYQKTGFNLGIPINTFLNLAANVSPNLGFVGRATESTGTTLTKDDWLLQGVGKYRKGNYKEAIKDFGQAIAIDPKDAAAHFNRGNAYDELNQYNLALKDYSQAIQINPEYSAAYNNRGIIYTNLKQNELAFKDYSRAIQLNPEYVEAYANRGNIYNTLKQNELALKDYSRAIQLNPEYIGAYISRGNIYYDLKQNDLALRDYSRAIQLNPESAIAYNNRGKIFNELEQYNQAFKDLNRAIQLNPEYAAAYFNRGNRYYALKQNELALKDYSRAIQLNPEYERYYYNRGNAYEELKQYNLALKDYSQAIQINPEYSEAYVNRGITYKALNQYNLALKDYSRAIQLNPEYANAYNNRGVIYLILKQNELAFKDYSRVIQINPEYAAAYVNRGITHNRMGNKPQAKQDLKTAARLFQQQNNPEFYQKAMELLQSF; via the coding sequence ATGAAATCACCCTATTTTCTGACACCAATAGTCTTGGGTGTAGCGGCAATAGTGGCTACACCTTTTCAATCAGCCCAAGCATTGAGTGCTACTGAAGTAGGCACAATTGCCGAAGCAGTGACGGTTCGGATTGATGGTCAGAACTCTGGTTCAGGAGTGATTATTAAGCGTCAGGGCAAGGTCTATACAGTCCTCACAGCAGCCCATGTCGTAGCGACCGAGGATGGATATGATGTGGTCACGCCTGATGGCCAGTTCCATGAGTTGGATTACAGCAAAGTCAAGAAGTTGCCCAATGTCGATTTGGCTCTAGTTGAGTTTACAAGTCCAAAAACTTATAAAGTTGCTGATATCGGAGACTCTACAGCAGTTAAAGCTGGAGCATCAATCTATGTCTCTGGATTTCCATTGCCGACAGCAGCTATTACAGAATCTGTGTGGAATTTCTCAGAGGGAAAAGTAACGGCTAACTCCAAACGTCTGTTGGCAGATGGCTATGCATTGATATATAGCAATGACACACTACCTGGGATGAGTGGGGGAGCAGTTCTAAACAGTGAGGGCAAACTCATTGCTATTCATGGTCGTGCCGATGCTGAACAAAGCGTTCAAAAAACAGAAACGGTATATCAGAAAACGGGGTTTAATCTAGGCATCCCTATCAATACATTTTTGAACTTAGCAGCAAATGTTAGCCCCAATCTAGGATTTGTAGGTAGGGCAACTGAATCAACAGGAACTACATTAACGAAAGATGATTGGTTATTACAAGGAGTAGGCAAGTATAGAAAGGGTAATTACAAAGAGGCTATTAAAGATTTCGGGCAGGCCATTGCTATTGACCCCAAGGATGCAGCAGCCCACTTCAACCGGGGAAATGCCTACGATGAGTTAAATCAGTACAATTTGGCCCTTAAAGATTATTCTCAAGCGATCCAAATCAATCCCGAATATTCAGCAGCCTACAATAATCGGGGAATTATTTACACAAACCTGAAGCAAAATGAGTTGGCTTTCAAAGACTATTCTCGGGCCATCCAACTCAATCCCGAATATGTAGAAGCCTACGCTAACCGAGGGAATATCTACAACACTCTGAAGCAGAATGAGTTGGCTCTCAAGGACTATTCTCGGGCCATCCAACTCAATCCCGAATATATAGGAGCTTATATTAGCCGAGGGAATATCTACTATGACCTAAAGCAGAACGATCTAGCCCTCAGAGACTATTCTCGGGCCATCCAACTCAATCCCGAATCTGCAATCGCCTACAACAACCGGGGGAAGATATTCAATGAACTGGAGCAGTACAATCAGGCTTTTAAAGACCTTAATCGGGCGATCCAACTCAATCCTGAATACGCAGCAGCCTACTTCAATCGGGGGAATAGATACTATGCTCTGAAGCAAAATGAGTTGGCTCTCAAAGACTATTCTCGGGCCATCCAACTCAATCCTGAATATGAAAGATATTACTACAACCGAGGGAATGCCTATGAGGAATTGAAGCAGTATAATTTGGCCCTTAAAGATTATTCTCAAGCGATCCAAATCAATCCCGAATATTCAGAAGCTTACGTCAACAGAGGGATTACCTATAAAGCCTTAAATCAGTACAATTTGGCCCTCAAGGACTATTCTCGGGCCATCCAACTCAATCCTGAATATGCAAATGCCTACAATAACCGAGGTGTGATCTACCTTATCCTGAAGCAAAATGAGTTAGCCTTCAAAGACTATTCTCGGGTAATCCAAATCAATCCCGAATATGCAGCAGCTTATGTTAACAGAGGGATTACCCATAACCGAATGGGAAACAAACCTCAAGCCAAACAAGATTTAAAAACTGCGGCACGGCTTTTTCAACAGCAGAATAACCCAGAATTCTATCAAAAAGCGATGGAACTGTTACAAAGTTTTTGA
- a CDS encoding COP23 domain-containing protein, with product MKHHQIKSMFALSIVTSTALFMSSQPAQADEARFSCGQNKGLPTTLAKTKRGLVPVIHWKSKDFEKSGWTPEVRCQKVSRLFEQYYREGTLDYLTTARDKKTRQNVVCVAPAEGAKCTGILFTLRSGSNPGRTLKKLMDLRVRATSDPLNETLERVYVNMGDFLKSSPVVSASSPTSPEPSSNQPAPEDMW from the coding sequence ATGAAACACCATCAGATCAAATCCATGTTTGCGTTGTCTATCGTAACTAGTACAGCCCTGTTCATGAGTAGCCAGCCCGCCCAAGCGGATGAAGCTCGATTTAGCTGCGGCCAAAACAAAGGTCTTCCTACAACTCTGGCTAAAACCAAGCGAGGTCTTGTGCCAGTGATCCACTGGAAATCAAAAGATTTTGAAAAATCTGGCTGGACCCCAGAAGTCCGTTGTCAAAAAGTATCCAGGCTATTTGAACAATATTACCGAGAAGGTACTCTAGATTATCTAACTACTGCAAGAGATAAGAAGACAAGACAAAATGTTGTCTGTGTTGCTCCTGCGGAAGGTGCAAAATGTACTGGCATTTTATTCACTCTTAGGTCAGGGAGTAACCCAGGGCGAACACTTAAAAAGTTGATGGATTTACGAGTGAGGGCCACAAGTGATCCACTTAATGAAACATTGGAACGGGTTTATGTGAATATGGGTGATTTTTTGAAGTCAAGCCCTGTTGTCTCGGCAAGTTCCCCCACTTCTCCAGAACCATCGTCAAACCAACCTGCTCCAGAAGATATGTGGTAA
- a CDS encoding bifunctional serine/threonine-protein kinase/formylglycine-generating enzyme family protein translates to MLCCLNPDCEKPINQETDKFCQSCGTELISLLRHRYKIVKPLGQGGFGKTYLAEDTDKLQRPCVVKQLFYQGQSSNANQKIVQLFMREAEQLDQLKANQQIPDLLAYFEEDGFLYLVQEYIDGQDLLKELQQEGPLSEAKIEALLLDLLPVLAFIHEKGVVHRDLKPENIMRRKKDGRLMLIDFGVARQISMSQLTVTGTKVGSPGYFSVEQFAEGKATGSSDLYSIGATSFHLLTGQYPGELWTMQGYGWVNNWQEHLPHAIDSKLSAIINKLLQIKAEDRYQTANEVLSDLAKNPDPETDSAENLRQYEAELRRAIRSVYPLDDYVREGLKQLQQSLGLLDAEVARIEQPILKQAEANRQEQLKQQLEAQRQTEARQQEQLRQEAETQRQEQLKQQALVRKQAQQTPTPSPLSPVLQKKNRRQFLTLAAFGSVGLGSVLVWEIIKNSQRDLTTSESPSLDLGPLSESPSPDPSPSSESASSLKSFEYEVVSVDETGAISNRSQKQAQFFAEELDSSTTLEMVKIPGGTFTMGSLEGKPERDDDEGPQHEVTLSLLYLGKYPVTQAQWEAIMGSNPSKFKGANRPVEKVSWNDAVEFCQKLSQKHGKDYRLPSEAEWEYACRGETTTPFYFGETITTDVANYRGTDFDFLGKTIPGNYASGPKGEYREQTTDVGSFPPNTFGLYDMHGTIWEWCQDTWHDNYTGAPTDGSAWVDDKEARRITRGGSWIEPPGHCRSASRGGYLPSHRINFVGFRVALLAPRILQ, encoded by the coding sequence ATGCTCTGCTGCCTGAACCCTGATTGCGAGAAGCCAATTAATCAAGAGACCGATAAGTTCTGCCAGTCTTGCGGAACTGAGCTTATCTCCTTACTTCGCCATCGCTATAAAATAGTTAAACCCTTGGGCCAAGGAGGGTTTGGCAAGACCTATCTGGCAGAAGATACGGACAAACTACAGAGACCTTGTGTTGTTAAACAACTGTTCTATCAAGGCCAAAGTAGCAATGCGAATCAGAAAATAGTACAGCTGTTTATGCGTGAAGCAGAACAGTTAGACCAGCTCAAAGCCAACCAACAAATCCCTGATTTACTGGCCTATTTTGAGGAAGACGGATTTCTCTATCTAGTTCAGGAATATATAGATGGACAAGATCTTCTGAAGGAATTGCAGCAAGAGGGACCACTTAGTGAGGCAAAAATTGAAGCTCTTCTCCTAGATTTATTACCCGTGTTGGCTTTTATCCATGAAAAAGGTGTAGTTCACCGAGATTTGAAGCCTGAGAACATCATGCGGCGAAAAAAAGATGGTCGATTGATGCTGATTGACTTTGGAGTGGCTCGTCAAATATCGATGAGTCAGCTAACCGTCACCGGAACCAAAGTAGGCTCTCCTGGCTATTTTTCAGTGGAGCAGTTTGCGGAAGGGAAGGCCACGGGGTCTAGTGATTTATATAGTATTGGAGCAACATCGTTTCATCTGCTGACAGGTCAATATCCGGGTGAACTATGGACAATGCAGGGATATGGCTGGGTAAATAATTGGCAAGAACATTTGCCTCATGCCATTGATTCTAAATTGTCTGCAATTATCAATAAATTGCTCCAAATCAAGGCAGAAGATCGTTATCAAACTGCGAATGAAGTTCTATCAGATCTAGCGAAGAATCCAGACCCAGAGACAGATTCTGCGGAAAATCTACGGCAGTATGAAGCAGAGCTTAGAAGAGCAATACGATCCGTCTACCCACTGGATGACTATGTGCGAGAAGGCCTTAAGCAATTACAACAGTCTTTGGGATTGCTGGATGCAGAGGTGGCTCGGATTGAGCAGCCTATTTTGAAACAAGCTGAAGCAAATAGACAAGAACAGCTTAAACAGCAATTAGAAGCCCAGCGACAAACCGAAGCTCGACAACAAGAACAGCTCAGACAAGAAGCTGAGACCCAGCGACAGGAGCAACTTAAACAGCAAGCGTTAGTACGAAAACAAGCCCAACAAACACCAACCCCTTCTCCCTTAAGTCCTGTTCTTCAAAAGAAGAATCGTCGTCAATTTTTGACCCTCGCCGCATTTGGAAGCGTAGGCTTAGGTAGTGTCTTGGTATGGGAGATTATTAAAAATTCTCAACGTGATTTAACCACCTCTGAGTCTCCTTCACTGGATTTAGGACCGCTTTCAGAAAGCCCATCCCCTGATCCTTCGCCGTCATCTGAGTCTGCATCGAGCTTAAAAAGCTTTGAGTATGAAGTGGTAAGTGTTGATGAGACAGGGGCCATTAGTAATCGCAGTCAGAAACAAGCTCAGTTTTTTGCGGAGGAGCTAGACAGCAGCACGACCTTAGAAATGGTGAAGATACCAGGAGGCACCTTCACTATGGGTTCATTAGAGGGCAAACCCGAAAGGGATGATGATGAAGGTCCACAGCATGAAGTGACCCTTTCCCTACTGTATCTGGGTAAGTATCCAGTTACCCAAGCTCAATGGGAGGCGATCATGGGGTCCAACCCCTCTAAGTTCAAAGGGGCTAATCGTCCTGTAGAGAAAGTGTCATGGAATGATGCGGTGGAATTTTGCCAGAAGCTTTCTCAAAAACACGGAAAAGATTATCGCCTTCCTAGCGAAGCAGAATGGGAATATGCCTGTCGAGGGGAAACGACCACACCATTTTATTTTGGTGAAACAATTACTACAGACGTGGCAAACTACAGAGGTACTGACTTCGATTTTCTGGGAAAAACTATACCAGGTAATTACGCTTCTGGTCCCAAGGGAGAATATAGAGAGCAGACGACTGATGTAGGCAGCTTTCCTCCCAATACCTTTGGTCTGTATGACATGCATGGGACTATCTGGGAATGGTGTCAGGACACTTGGCATGACAACTATACCGGAGCACCCACTGATGGAAGTGCTTGGGTAGATGATAAGGAGGCTAGGCGTATTACACGCGGTGGCTCTTGGATCGAACCTCCGGGGCACTGTCGCTCTGCGAGTCGCGGCGGGTATCTTCCCAGTCACCGCATTAACTTCGTCGGTTTTCGGGTGGCCTTGTTAGCTCCGAGGATTCTTCAGTAG